Proteins from a genomic interval of Flammeovirgaceae bacterium SG7u.111:
- a CDS encoding YebC/PmpR family DNA-binding transcriptional regulator: protein MAGHSKWANIKHRKGAQDAKRGKIFTKLIKEITVASKEGGPELENNARLRLAVQNAKGKNMPKDTIERAIKKGQGSDATDYVEVTYEGYAPNGVAVIVECQTDNLNRTVSNVRAAFAKNNGSLGKNGSVDFMFERKGSFSFPFPEGSDEDEFMLELIDGGAEDVEIEDGRVNVTTALEDFGTFQSKLEELNIEAENAELDRIPATTVSVDDDSLVKIMKLIDRLEDDDDIQKVFHNMDISDEQIALLE from the coding sequence ATGGCAGGACATAGTAAATGGGCCAATATCAAGCATAGAAAAGGAGCTCAAGACGCAAAGAGAGGAAAGATTTTCACAAAGCTGATCAAAGAGATTACGGTCGCTTCGAAAGAGGGCGGGCCTGAGTTGGAAAACAATGCTAGGCTTAGACTGGCCGTCCAAAATGCCAAGGGCAAGAACATGCCCAAAGATACGATTGAGCGTGCCATCAAAAAAGGACAGGGCAGTGATGCAACTGATTATGTGGAGGTTACTTATGAAGGTTATGCCCCAAATGGCGTAGCGGTCATAGTAGAATGCCAAACAGATAACCTGAACAGAACGGTATCGAATGTCCGTGCTGCTTTTGCCAAAAACAACGGTAGCTTGGGTAAAAATGGTTCGGTTGACTTTATGTTTGAAAGAAAAGGTTCTTTTAGTTTTCCCTTCCCAGAAGGCTCAGATGAAGACGAGTTTATGTTGGAATTGATAGACGGCGGTGCGGAAGATGTAGAAATTGAAGACGGCAGGGTAAACGTTACTACCGCTCTTGAAGATTTTGGCACGTTCCAAAGCAAACTAGAAGAATTGAACATAGAGGCGGAAAATGCCGAACTTGACCGTATCCCAGCTACTACAGTGTCTGTAGACGATGACTCCTTGGTAAAAATAATGAAGCTCATAGACAGGCTGGAAGACGATGACGATATACAAAAGGTTTTCCACAACATGGACATCAGCGATGAGCAAATAGCCTTGTTGGAATAG
- a CDS encoding DUF6787 family protein: MEETKKASFLYKLMNKWQVQSIGQVLLILLTFSLTGSTVVFIRKILYNFLGFTEATPFWIKTVTYILFVFPAYQILILVYGTLLGQFKFFWEKEKKLLIRMKILKKEEGK, translated from the coding sequence ATGGAAGAAACCAAAAAAGCTTCATTTTTATACAAACTAATGAATAAATGGCAGGTGCAGAGCATCGGTCAAGTGTTACTTATTTTACTGACATTTAGCCTTACAGGATCAACGGTGGTGTTTATTCGTAAAATCTTGTACAATTTTCTAGGATTTACGGAAGCAACTCCTTTTTGGATTAAAACTGTTACCTATATCCTGTTTGTATTTCCAGCTTACCAGATTTTGATCTTGGTATATGGCACTTTGCTAGGGCAGTTTAAGTTCTTTTGGGAAAAAGAAAAAAAGCTTCTGATCAGGATGAAAATCCTTAAAAAAGAAGAAGGGAAATAA
- a CDS encoding GSCFA domain-containing protein, with product MFRTELNITPSQNKIDLKSKLLFMGSCFSDNIGKKFVENKFDVLSNPFGVIYNPLSVLELIDIAQKGKALPQHLFVQNQEIWYHYLLHSDLSNTKKARLEADIDKKLTETKEQLNNIDFLIVTLGTANVFQLAKSGETVANCHKIPRYTFERRMLDIEEIVNGFEEMLALLSPNTKVILTVSPVRHVRDSLQTNAISKSILRLTAHQLQTRNEQVDYFPAYELLLDDLRDYRFYASDMVHPSEEAIEYISQKFHETYLSDSATAFIKKWGKLNKALHHRPFHTDTNAYADFLEKTLEKLNTITEVNVEKEIEEVKNKIENL from the coding sequence ATGTTCCGAACAGAGCTTAATATCACGCCTTCTCAAAACAAAATCGACCTAAAAAGCAAGCTCCTTTTTATGGGTTCATGCTTTTCAGATAACATTGGGAAGAAATTTGTGGAAAACAAGTTCGATGTGTTGAGCAACCCTTTCGGAGTAATATACAACCCACTTTCAGTACTAGAGCTGATTGATATTGCACAAAAAGGTAAAGCCCTTCCCCAACATCTTTTTGTGCAAAACCAGGAAATCTGGTACCATTACCTCCTCCATTCAGACCTTTCCAATACGAAAAAAGCACGCCTTGAAGCTGATATTGATAAAAAGCTCACGGAAACAAAAGAACAATTAAATAACATTGACTTTCTAATTGTCACATTGGGCACTGCTAATGTGTTCCAACTTGCAAAAAGCGGAGAAACCGTGGCAAATTGCCATAAAATACCCCGCTATACTTTTGAAAGAAGGATGCTAGACATAGAGGAAATTGTAAATGGATTTGAAGAAATGCTTGCATTACTTTCTCCAAACACTAAGGTGATATTAACGGTAAGCCCCGTTCGCCATGTTCGAGATTCGCTACAAACAAATGCCATTTCCAAGTCGATACTAAGACTAACTGCTCACCAACTCCAAACTAGAAATGAGCAAGTGGACTATTTTCCAGCTTACGAACTCTTACTCGACGATTTGAGAGATTACCGCTTCTACGCCAGCGATATGGTGCACCCATCTGAAGAGGCTATTGAATATATCTCACAGAAATTTCATGAAACTTATTTGAGCGATAGCGCAACTGCTTTTATAAAGAAATGGGGAAAGTTAAACAAAGCCCTTCACCACCGACCTTTCCATACAGACACAAATGCCTATGCCGATTTTTTGGAGAAAACGTTGGAAAAATTAAATACGATTACCGAAGTGAATGTAGAAAAGGAGATTGAAGAAGTAAAAAACAAAATTGAAAATTTGTAG
- a CDS encoding FtsX-like permease family protein — protein MTEQKHYRMNTHLYTSHLKIIFRHLYRNKPFTFINLFGLAIGLSVTLFVALFIYNEMNYEQMHSKADRIFRLSMHLHSGNYDTQWARVNADWVNNLQAEIPEVERLVRFQDYQPRNVKVGEHTFKVENAYTTDADVFEVFDFNLFEGDTSSALSNPYSVVLTASMAQKFFGKTDVVGQEIEILDDTKLENTVYLVTGVMDDLPSNTHLPVNMLASFASGEERKGWAYTYLLLHDQNPSSVEGKMPSFILKHAGEEDAQTIDLFLQNIKTIHLHSDLAREIMPNGKMSYLYLFGSVGLFVLLMSCINFINLNTAQSLKRMREIGVRKVLGSSKFDLVAYFFFESFIIASVATVLGLLLVTETLPFFRDFSPIAIPITTLLPFALTVILFIAFVASYYPAFILTRQRAVSAMKSKNGFTPYTGKFNTKNILVSAQLVLCITLISGALITRSQFHYLMDKNLGLEKEQVLALTDIPDPVKYKFDLLKQQLNQLPEVKAVAGAMQVPSSEIRDVGSVYAEGMTADLENPPVMDIQVIDKEFIDLMGVELVAGRAFLENKTADVSQADRDNLLDYLQAQPREYLINETAARLVGWNSPEEALGKEFSWSIGGVNLQRGQIIGVVKDFHQESLRNGIEPLVMVHEPVWVRNVLVKIDGGHVQEAMGKIATLWKANFPNYPLKYSFLDELYDRLYENEKKQLQLMYLFTGLAIFISFIGIFGLISYMLKTREKEIAVRKVLGANLSSITVLLTKNFLFPAVVGVFFAVPLTWSVMEKWLQGFAYRIEISGLSFMIAIAFIFSILMVAVLGQLSKLAKTNIAKTLRSE, from the coding sequence ATGACTGAACAAAAGCACTACCGCATGAACACGCATCTCTACACTAGCCATTTGAAGATTATTTTTAGGCATTTGTACCGAAATAAACCCTTTACTTTTATCAACCTTTTTGGGCTAGCCATTGGCTTGTCGGTTACTTTATTTGTAGCACTTTTTATATACAATGAAATGAACTACGAGCAAATGCACAGCAAAGCTGATCGGATTTTTAGGTTAAGCATGCATTTGCACAGCGGAAATTATGATACTCAATGGGCAAGGGTGAATGCAGATTGGGTCAACAATCTTCAAGCGGAAATACCTGAAGTGGAGAGGTTGGTTCGCTTTCAGGACTACCAGCCACGGAATGTAAAAGTTGGGGAGCATACTTTTAAGGTTGAAAATGCTTACACTACAGATGCAGATGTGTTTGAGGTGTTTGATTTCAACCTGTTCGAAGGAGACACTTCATCAGCCCTTTCTAATCCATATTCGGTGGTGCTTACCGCTTCTATGGCTCAGAAGTTTTTTGGGAAAACCGATGTTGTTGGGCAAGAAATAGAGATTTTAGACGATACAAAGTTGGAAAATACCGTGTATTTGGTGACGGGGGTAATGGATGATTTACCTTCCAATACGCATTTACCAGTAAACATGCTTGCTTCGTTTGCCTCGGGCGAAGAAAGAAAAGGTTGGGCGTACACTTACCTCTTGCTTCATGACCAAAATCCTTCAAGTGTGGAAGGTAAAATGCCAAGTTTTATCTTAAAACATGCGGGTGAAGAAGACGCCCAAACCATAGATTTATTTCTTCAGAATATTAAAACCATTCATTTGCATTCAGATTTGGCAAGGGAAATTATGCCAAATGGGAAAATGTCGTACCTGTATTTGTTTGGCTCGGTGGGCTTGTTCGTTTTATTGATGTCTTGTATCAATTTTATTAATTTGAATACTGCCCAATCGCTCAAAAGAATGCGGGAAATTGGGGTGCGTAAGGTGCTTGGTTCTAGCAAATTCGACTTAGTAGCTTACTTCTTTTTCGAGTCTTTTATCATTGCAAGTGTGGCTACGGTTCTTGGTTTGCTGCTTGTCACCGAAACGCTGCCTTTTTTTCGGGATTTTTCTCCTATCGCCATTCCAATTACCACACTTCTTCCTTTCGCCCTAACCGTCATCTTGTTTATCGCATTTGTGGCGAGCTATTACCCAGCATTTATACTTACTCGCCAAAGAGCGGTGAGTGCGATGAAATCAAAAAATGGTTTTACGCCCTATACAGGGAAATTTAATACAAAAAATATTTTGGTTTCGGCGCAGCTGGTGCTCTGCATCACGCTGATTAGCGGTGCGCTAATTACACGTTCCCAGTTTCATTATTTGATGGATAAAAACTTAGGATTGGAAAAGGAACAAGTGCTTGCTCTTACCGATATTCCCGATCCGGTGAAGTACAAATTCGACTTGCTGAAGCAGCAACTCAACCAATTGCCCGAGGTGAAAGCAGTGGCTGGAGCTATGCAAGTACCTTCCTCGGAAATCCGTGATGTCGGTTCTGTTTATGCAGAGGGGATGACGGCGGATCTTGAAAATCCTCCTGTGATGGATATTCAAGTGATAGATAAAGAATTCATCGACCTGATGGGTGTCGAACTAGTAGCAGGCAGGGCTTTTTTGGAGAATAAAACCGCAGATGTGAGTCAAGCGGACAGGGATAACTTGTTGGACTATCTTCAAGCTCAGCCGAGGGAGTACCTGATCAATGAAACTGCTGCACGGCTAGTTGGGTGGAATTCTCCCGAAGAAGCATTGGGAAAAGAGTTTTCTTGGAGCATAGGAGGCGTTAACTTACAGCGAGGACAGATCATAGGAGTGGTGAAAGATTTTCATCAGGAAAGCTTGCGCAACGGTATTGAACCCTTGGTTATGGTTCATGAGCCTGTTTGGGTCAGGAACGTTTTGGTGAAAATAGACGGAGGGCATGTGCAGGAAGCAATGGGAAAAATAGCAACTCTTTGGAAGGCGAATTTCCCCAATTACCCTCTCAAATACTCTTTTTTAGATGAACTATATGACCGTTTGTATGAAAATGAGAAAAAACAATTGCAGCTGATGTACCTATTCACTGGATTAGCGATTTTCATTTCTTTCATCGGAATTTTTGGGTTGATTTCTTATATGCTAAAAACAAGGGAAAAAGAGATAGCGGTCAGGAAAGTACTGGGCGCTAATCTGTCTTCCATCACGGTTTTGCTTACCAAAAACTTCCTATTTCCAGCAGTGGTAGGGGTGTTTTTTGCAGTGCCACTTACTTGGTCTGTGATGGAGAAATGGCTGCAAGGTTTTGCCTACAGAATAGAAATTAGTGGGTTGAGCTTTATGATTGCCATTGCATTTATCTTTTCCATTTTGATGGTGGCGGTGCTTGGGCAGCTCAGCAAATTAGCGAAGACCAATATTGCAAAAACGCTGAGATCAGAGTAG
- a CDS encoding HAMP domain-containing sensor histidine kinase, giving the protein MKYNVNERLELLQNAEPFSSLETYLLEQIAQLLEETDVPQGTTLFRKGDPGNTFYIIAEGEVKIFDGEQIFAKLGKGKIFGEFSLFDNAIRTANVVTLADSSLLSLERDTFFELASQNKTLVMAMTRQLTKYIIDKNKLEKKLRQSHTAIEAKNQELLQINEEKNQLLGIIAHDLRNPLTAAMVVSEMLKEGTPGTKEDFEKCISLINKSLSRIGTMVDRILDLKNLEAPAHQPEIMLHSLPNLLGEAISSLKEQATQKGISILEEIDDCKGKVDHERFRQICENLISNSIKFSPINTQVRIRLQDCVDCIKLIVSDQGPGFSEEDKQKMFGKFQRLSAQPTGGEPSTGLGLSIVKQYVTDLEGKLFLESEEGKGASFIVELGK; this is encoded by the coding sequence ATGAAATACAACGTAAACGAACGACTAGAGCTTCTCCAGAATGCTGAACCATTTTCTTCCTTAGAGACCTATTTGTTGGAGCAGATAGCCCAATTATTAGAAGAAACTGACGTACCCCAAGGAACAACCCTTTTTAGGAAAGGTGACCCTGGTAATACATTCTACATAATTGCCGAGGGAGAGGTGAAAATATTTGATGGAGAGCAAATATTTGCCAAGTTAGGAAAGGGTAAAATATTTGGAGAATTCTCCTTATTCGATAATGCCATCCGCACCGCAAATGTTGTCACCCTTGCAGATAGCTCCCTCCTGTCCTTGGAAAGGGATACTTTTTTTGAACTTGCTAGCCAAAACAAAACCTTGGTTATGGCCATGACCCGCCAGCTTACCAAATACATTATTGACAAAAACAAACTAGAGAAAAAGCTACGCCAAAGCCACACAGCTATAGAAGCCAAAAACCAAGAATTGCTTCAAATTAACGAGGAGAAAAACCAACTTCTGGGCATCATCGCACATGACCTTCGCAACCCGCTTACTGCGGCCATGGTAGTTTCGGAAATGCTCAAGGAAGGTACGCCCGGGACTAAGGAAGACTTTGAAAAATGCATCTCCCTCATCAATAAATCGCTGAGCAGGATAGGCACAATGGTAGATAGGATTTTGGATTTGAAAAACCTAGAAGCACCAGCCCACCAGCCCGAGATAATGTTACACTCCCTCCCGAATCTATTAGGCGAAGCCATTAGTTCTTTAAAAGAACAGGCTACGCAAAAGGGGATTTCTATCCTTGAGGAAATAGACGATTGCAAAGGAAAAGTAGACCATGAGCGGTTTAGGCAAATTTGCGAAAACCTTATTTCCAACAGCATCAAGTTTTCTCCTATCAATACCCAAGTACGTATCCGACTGCAAGACTGTGTTGATTGCATTAAACTCATAGTAAGCGACCAAGGTCCTGGCTTTAGCGAGGAAGACAAGCAGAAAATGTTTGGCAAATTCCAACGGCTCAGCGCCCAACCCACGGGTGGAGAACCTTCTACTGGACTGGGGCTTTCCATTGTGAAACAGTACGTAACCGATTTGGAAGGGAAACTATTTCTTGAAAGCGAAGAAGGGAAAGGAGCTTCTTTTATAGTGGAGCTTGGGAAGTAA
- a CDS encoding MCP four helix bundle domain-containing protein, with protein MKLKLSITQKVKAVMALLVVFILVFATNMMDKNHFSIVQDAYTSVYEDRLVVKGYLYNLSRQVTKKKENLYFDRAKSLGEQNDRINDSIRTLIEKYATTKLTSREDYHFESLQQQFDKLWEMENTIKSQLASSTDNLALDELMVQYNLIFDDLDALSSIQIKEGERLINNSNRIINSNDILSRLEMGFLIAIGLVMQFLIIYKPPRYRS; from the coding sequence ATGAAATTGAAACTATCGATTACCCAAAAGGTAAAAGCCGTAATGGCATTATTAGTTGTGTTCATATTAGTTTTTGCAACTAATATGATGGATAAAAACCACTTTAGTATTGTACAAGACGCCTATACCTCGGTTTATGAGGATAGATTAGTAGTAAAAGGATACCTGTATAACCTTTCAAGGCAAGTAACAAAGAAGAAAGAGAATTTGTATTTTGATAGAGCCAAGAGCTTAGGAGAACAAAACGATAGGATAAATGACTCTATTCGGACTTTGATAGAAAAATATGCCACGACAAAGCTAACTTCGCGGGAGGATTATCATTTTGAGTCCTTGCAACAGCAGTTTGATAAACTATGGGAAATGGAAAATACTATTAAAAGCCAATTGGCTTCTAGTACGGACAATTTAGCTTTGGACGAACTCATGGTACAATATAATTTGATTTTTGATGATCTGGATGCTTTATCTTCCATCCAAATAAAAGAAGGTGAGAGGTTGATCAATAACTCAAACCGAATAATAAATAGCAATGATATATTGTCGCGGCTTGAAATGGGATTTCTTATTGCCATTGGGCTCGTGATGCAGTTTCTGATTATTTATAAGCCACCAAGATATCGTAGCTGA
- the bla gene encoding subclass B1 metallo-beta-lactamase translates to MRLKLTIGLFFIMGVLGCSEDKGELLYESETLKIEQVSKNAFVHVSYFNSQDFGKVPCNGMVVIDNGEALVFDTPVSDSESKELIDWVEGTLGAKVKGVVVTHFHVDCLGGLEEFHAREIESYASDQTIFLAKTLTEVLPKNGFEDLLELEVGDKKVVSQFAGAGHTKDNIVSYFPSEKVLFGGCLIKETGAGKGNLEDADVAAWPATVREVKAVFGDANIIIPGHGKHGGQDLLDYTIDLFE, encoded by the coding sequence ATGAGATTAAAATTGACAATTGGACTGTTTTTTATAATGGGGGTTTTGGGCTGTTCTGAGGATAAAGGAGAGCTTCTATACGAAAGCGAAACCTTGAAAATAGAGCAGGTTTCTAAAAATGCATTTGTACATGTTTCTTATTTCAATTCGCAAGACTTTGGAAAAGTGCCGTGCAATGGAATGGTAGTAATAGACAATGGTGAAGCGTTGGTTTTCGATACGCCCGTAAGTGATTCAGAATCAAAAGAGTTGATAGATTGGGTTGAAGGGACTTTGGGTGCAAAAGTAAAGGGAGTAGTGGTAACCCATTTTCATGTGGACTGCCTAGGTGGCTTGGAAGAGTTTCATGCTCGGGAAATTGAATCTTATGCTTCTGACCAAACTATTTTCTTGGCAAAAACGCTGACCGAAGTATTGCCCAAAAACGGGTTTGAAGATTTACTTGAGCTAGAAGTAGGCGATAAAAAAGTAGTCAGCCAGTTTGCAGGCGCAGGTCATACGAAGGACAATATAGTGAGCTATTTCCCTAGCGAGAAAGTACTATTTGGCGGATGCTTGATAAAAGAAACTGGGGCTGGAAAAGGCAATTTGGAAGATGCCGATGTAGCTGCTTGGCCAGCAACAGTGCGGGAGGTTAAAGCTGTTTTTGGGGATGCAAACATCATCATCCCCGGTCATGGAAAGCATGGAGGGCAAGATTTGTTGGACTATACTATTGACTTATTCGAATAG
- a CDS encoding DUF6265 family protein — protein sequence MKNLWVFFLVFLVLSCKSDESSTQSAPEQKAQELSFDWLVGDWQRSNEKAGKKTFETWRKKNIETYQGTGFTIQNNDTIWQEQIMLVGADDAWNFEVLGKGDTEPTVFKLTQIEKELFVCENPENEFPKVIKYAKSGDGIKAVISGGGEEVLFLFEKRSFK from the coding sequence ATGAAAAATTTATGGGTCTTTTTTCTAGTATTTTTAGTACTGTCTTGTAAAAGTGATGAGTCATCTACTCAGTCAGCTCCTGAACAAAAAGCTCAGGAGTTGTCGTTCGATTGGCTAGTGGGAGATTGGCAGAGGAGCAATGAAAAAGCAGGCAAGAAAACGTTTGAAACCTGGCGCAAAAAAAATATTGAAACATACCAAGGAACAGGGTTCACTATTCAGAATAATGATACCATTTGGCAAGAACAAATCATGCTAGTTGGCGCTGATGATGCGTGGAATTTTGAAGTTTTGGGCAAAGGCGATACTGAGCCGACTGTATTCAAGCTTACGCAAATAGAAAAAGAGTTGTTTGTATGCGAGAACCCTGAAAATGAGTTTCCTAAAGTGATTAAATATGCTAAAAGTGGAGACGGGATCAAAGCCGTAATTTCGGGAGGAGGAGAGGAAGTGCTTTTTTTGTTCGAGAAAAGAAGTTTTAAGTAG
- a CDS encoding metallophosphoesterase has translation MSKRRDFIKKSIAMGAGAAIGVGSAQASPSESNHKLRFAIASDGHYGQPDTPYEMYHNEMMAWLNEEAGAKGLDFVVFNGDLIHDEPKFLPEVKAVYEKLEVPFYVTKGNHDRVSPEVWKTTWGYAQNHSFKIEEYAFILGTTSNIKGEYLCGDVTWIKGELEKHKDASAVFVFLHIPQSKWANYGVECPELNELLQKAENVKAVFHGHNHELDNVFVGNELSYFFDGHIGGSWGTNYRGYRIVEINEEGNIQTYQCNPQAFKVNKAKL, from the coding sequence ATGTCAAAAAGAAGAGACTTTATAAAAAAATCAATTGCGATGGGAGCAGGTGCTGCCATTGGAGTGGGTTCTGCGCAAGCATCTCCATCCGAAAGCAATCACAAGCTGCGTTTTGCCATCGCTTCCGATGGACATTATGGTCAGCCTGATACTCCTTATGAAATGTACCACAATGAAATGATGGCCTGGCTAAATGAGGAAGCAGGTGCCAAAGGATTGGATTTTGTGGTGTTCAATGGAGACCTCATCCACGATGAACCCAAGTTTTTGCCAGAAGTGAAGGCTGTGTACGAAAAGCTGGAAGTGCCTTTTTATGTAACGAAAGGAAATCATGACAGGGTAAGCCCAGAAGTGTGGAAAACGACTTGGGGATACGCCCAAAACCATAGTTTCAAAATAGAAGAATATGCTTTCATATTAGGCACTACGTCAAACATAAAAGGGGAGTATTTGTGTGGAGATGTGACTTGGATAAAAGGCGAGCTAGAAAAACACAAAGATGCATCGGCTGTTTTTGTGTTTTTGCACATCCCTCAGAGCAAGTGGGCGAATTATGGAGTAGAATGTCCTGAATTAAACGAGCTTCTTCAAAAGGCAGAAAATGTGAAGGCTGTTTTCCATGGCCATAACCACGAGCTTGACAACGTGTTTGTTGGGAATGAGCTGAGCTACTTTTTTGATGGGCATATCGGTGGAAGCTGGGGCACAAACTACCGTGGTTACCGCATAGTGGAAATTAACGAAGAAGGGAATATCCAAACCTACCAGTGCAACCCGCAGGCTTTTAAAGTGAATAAGGCAAAGTTGTAA
- a CDS encoding pyridoxal phosphate-dependent aminotransferase encodes MRQRLLRAGADELSYEIRGIVKKAEQLQKLGIEIIWENIGDPVKKHCEIPEWMKQIVGDLMQENDTYSYCHSKGVLATREFLAEKNNVLGGAQITSDDILFFNGLGDAISKLYQFILPTSRVIGPSPAYSTHSSAEGAHANNHPLTYELDPKNNWYPDLDDLYLKVKYNPNVVAILVINPDNPTGMVYPIEILKKIVEIAKEFDLFLVFDEIYMNVTYNGAVAHPLATLIGEEVPGISLKGISKELPWPGSRCGWMEYYNRKNDPEFDRLCVTLDNAKMIEVCSTKLPQLAIPLVFTHPEFAPYRENLNKSIGRRSKIISEILGSVPALTFNETYGAFYNTIIFNDGVLKPHQKIEVVNPEAKRLLEEDWLNDSIPLDQRFVYYLLASKGICVVPISSFCSNLQGFRVTLLEEDEEILIKTFTDIKEAVEEYVAS; translated from the coding sequence ATGAGGCAAAGGTTATTAAGAGCTGGGGCTGACGAATTGAGCTACGAGATTCGAGGAATAGTGAAGAAAGCAGAGCAGCTCCAGAAGCTAGGGATTGAGATTATCTGGGAAAACATTGGCGACCCTGTGAAGAAACATTGTGAAATCCCTGAGTGGATGAAGCAAATAGTGGGAGATTTGATGCAAGAAAATGACACGTATAGTTACTGCCATTCGAAGGGCGTGCTCGCTACTCGTGAGTTTTTGGCCGAGAAAAACAATGTTTTAGGAGGTGCACAAATTACTTCCGATGACATCCTTTTTTTTAATGGACTGGGCGATGCTATTTCCAAACTCTACCAATTCATCCTTCCCACTTCTAGGGTAATTGGCCCTTCTCCCGCCTACTCTACCCACTCTTCGGCCGAAGGTGCCCATGCCAACAACCACCCTCTCACTTACGAGCTGGACCCAAAAAACAATTGGTATCCCGACCTTGACGATCTCTACTTAAAAGTAAAGTACAACCCCAATGTGGTTGCCATTTTGGTTATCAACCCCGACAACCCGACAGGCATGGTTTACCCTATAGAAATCCTCAAAAAAATAGTAGAGATAGCGAAGGAGTTCGACCTGTTTTTAGTATTTGATGAAATCTACATGAACGTTACCTATAATGGCGCAGTAGCTCATCCATTGGCTACGCTCATTGGCGAAGAAGTTCCAGGAATTTCCCTCAAAGGTATTTCAAAGGAGTTGCCTTGGCCAGGGTCCCGATGCGGCTGGATGGAATATTACAACAGGAAAAACGATCCAGAATTCGATAGGCTATGCGTTACGCTAGACAATGCCAAAATGATTGAGGTTTGTTCTACCAAACTGCCCCAGCTAGCTATACCTTTAGTCTTTACTCACCCTGAGTTTGCTCCTTACAGAGAAAACCTTAACAAGTCCATTGGGCGGAGAAGTAAGATAATTTCGGAAATACTCGGCAGCGTACCTGCACTCACGTTCAACGAAACCTATGGGGCATTTTATAATACCATCATTTTTAATGATGGCGTATTGAAACCTCATCAGAAAATAGAAGTAGTAAACCCAGAGGCAAAGCGATTACTCGAGGAAGATTGGTTGAATGACTCTATCCCACTCGACCAGCGTTTCGTGTATTACTTATTGGCTTCAAAAGGCATTTGCGTTGTCCCTATCTCTTCTTTTTGTTCCAACCTTCAAGGGTTTAGGGTTACGCTTTTAGAGGAAGATGAAGAAATACTCATCAAAACTTTTACGGACATAAAAGAAGCTGTAGAAGAGTATGTAGCTTCATAA